The genomic region GCTGGCCCGGCTGCAGCGCAAGATGCGGCTGGTCGAGTCGCCCTACCGCACGCCGCAGACCCTGGTGGGCGGCCCGCGTAGCGACGCGGCGCTCGCGGCGTCCTCGGGGCGCACGGCGACCACCAAGTCGATGGGCAAGGGTTCGACTCAACATCAGCACCTGGTGCAGACCGAGGTGCCCAAGAAGCTGCTCGAGGAGTGGCTGGCGCTCTGGGGCGAGCACTACAACCTCGGCGAGTCCTTCCGCGTGCAGCTGCGACCCCGGCGCGCGGGCGGCGAGGTGCTCGAACTCGGCATCTACGGCAAGCGCGACGAGGGTGAGGAACTGCTCGCCAATGTGCTGGTCGATCCCATCAAGGACCGGCACGGCCGCAGCATCCTGACGGTGCGCGACCAGAACACGTTCGCCGAGCAGTTGCGCCAGAAGCGCCTGATGACCCTGATCCATCTGTGGCTGATCCACCGGTTCAAGGCCGATGCCGTCTACTACGTCACTCCCACCGAGGACAACGTCTATCAAACCGAGAAGATGAAGTCGCACGGTATCTTCCGCGACGTTCACCAGGACGTCGGCGAGATCGTCGTCGCCGACGTGAATCACGACCGCATCGACGAGCTGCTCGCCCCCGATCGGGAGGCCCTGCAGCGCCTGATCCGCAAGGAGGACTAGCGGCGCGGGTCGGTCTCCACCGCATGCGACAAAGAATCGCGTAGATCTCATCACTGTCGCGGATACGGGCGGTGCGGCAATGTGACGCCGTCATCAACACTCCGCGAGCCTTTCAGCCGCACGTCAGCACGGCGCTTCGGCGGAGTACGAACGCCCGAAAGGCCTGGCAGTGAACCGAACCCCCTATCGTCGTGCCGTCCCGGCCGCCGTCACCCTCGTCACCGCCCTGGCCCTGGCCGGTTGTGGTGGAGGCTCGAGCACTTCGGACGACTCGGCGACGGGCGGCACTCCGGTGAGCGGCGGCTCCATCGTCTACGCCACCGACCGCGAGCCGACCTGCCTCGATCCGCACAACTTCGGCGACATGCCGCAGACCTATGTCGCGCGGCAGTACCTCGACTCCCTGGTGTCGGAGAAGCCCGACGGCTCGGTGGTTCCGTGGCTGGCGGACTCATGGGAGGTCTCCCCCGACGGTCTGACCTACACGTTCAAGATCCGTCAGGGTGTCAAGTTCCACGACGGCGCACCACTGGATGCGGCCGCGGTGCAGGCGAACTTCGAGCACATCCTCGATCCGGCAACGGAGTCCGCCACCGACGCCGGCTACCTGAAGCCGTACTACGAGTCGTCGCGGGCCGTCGACCCCTCGACCTTCGAGGTGAGGCTGAAGTCCCCCTACTCGGCCCTGCTGCCGGTGCTCTCTCAGGCGTTCTTCGGGATTCAGTCACCCAAGGCGATGGCGCGCGGGCTGGATCAGAACTGCCAGGCACCGGTCGGTACCGGCCCGTTCATCGTCAAGGCATGGAATCGCGGGCAGAGTGTCGAGCTCGACCGCAACCCGGACTACAACTCCGCGCCTGCGGACGCCAAGCATCAGGGTCCGGCCTACCTCGACCACGTCAGCTGGAAGTTCATCGAGGACGGGTCGGTCCGATTCGCCGCCGTGCAGGGCCGCGACGCCGACATCGTCTTCAACCCGCCGCCTCAGCAGGACGCCGCGCTGCAGGCCGACCCCAATCTGGTGCTGCAGGAGTTCACCCACACCGGGCTGCCCAACGGGATCGCGCTCAACACCACGCACGCCCCGTTCGATGACACCGCGGTCCGTCAGGCGTTCATCCACGGCGCCAACGCCGAAGCCGCCGTCCGCAGCGCCTATCTCGGCGTCTTCGACTGGGAGCCGGGTCCGCTGTCGTCGACCACCCCGTACTTCAAGAAGGACCTGCGCAGCTTCTACGAACTCGACAGGGACAAGGCCAACAAGCTGCTCGACGACGCGGGCTGGACGCAGCGCGACGCCGACGGCTTCCGCACCAAGGACGGCAAGCAGCTGAGCGCGACGCTGGTCTACTCGTCCGACCCCGGGGACACCCCACCGGCCGATGTCACTCTGTTCCAGAACATTCAGGCCGCGGAGAAGGAGATCGGCTTCAACGCCGTGCTCAAGCCGCTGCCCCAGGATCAGTACTTCGCCGCGTTCAGCGACAAGGACGCCTACGACGGTCTCACGGGTGCGTACTGGAACAGCCCGACGCCCGCGGTGCTCTCCATCGTCTACTCGTCGGACTCGTTGAAGGCCGCTCCCGGCAACAACATGTCGTGGGTGCAGAACCCGGCCATTGACGATCTGGTCCGCAAGGCCGCGGCGGCGACCGATGTCGCCGAGCAGGCGCGACTCTACGGCGAGGTGCAGGACATCGTCGCCAAGGACGCCTACCACCTCGGGCTGTAC from Mycolicibacterium sp. YH-1 harbors:
- a CDS encoding ABC transporter substrate-binding protein, translated to MNRTPYRRAVPAAVTLVTALALAGCGGGSSTSDDSATGGTPVSGGSIVYATDREPTCLDPHNFGDMPQTYVARQYLDSLVSEKPDGSVVPWLADSWEVSPDGLTYTFKIRQGVKFHDGAPLDAAAVQANFEHILDPATESATDAGYLKPYYESSRAVDPSTFEVRLKSPYSALLPVLSQAFFGIQSPKAMARGLDQNCQAPVGTGPFIVKAWNRGQSVELDRNPDYNSAPADAKHQGPAYLDHVSWKFIEDGSVRFAAVQGRDADIVFNPPPQQDAALQADPNLVLQEFTHTGLPNGIALNTTHAPFDDTAVRQAFIHGANAEAAVRSAYLGVFDWEPGPLSSTTPYFKKDLRSFYELDRDKANKLLDDAGWTQRDADGFRTKDGKQLSATLVYSSDPGDTPPADVTLFQNIQAAEKEIGFNAVLKPLPQDQYFAAFSDKDAYDGLTGAYWNSPTPAVLSIVYSSDSLKAAPGNNMSWVQNPAIDDLVRKAAAATDVAEQARLYGEVQDIVAKDAYHLGLYPQTTRLVAKKRLKDVWIEPSEGEPVLHDAWLAP